A segment of the Microscilla marina ATCC 23134 genome:
CGCCTTACTTATGCTTGATAATCAAAGAGTGAAAGTGATTTTGTTTATTAAATTCTTTTTCTAATGTAATAGAGTTTAAATGTTTAACCGGCTGATTATCAGTAAATATTTTCACTTAAAATCACGGCGGAGTATTGATCATCAAAACCCTATCCCTATCTTTAGAGCTCCCCAACGGTGGCTTTGGGCTTGAACAAACTCAGGGCTGACATAGTGCCAGGCATAGCCTATGTTTGCCCTACCATAGCTTAAGGTTACCCCTAGTTTAAGCGAAGTAAGCCAACGTTCGATCTGATCGTTTGACAGTTTGTGTGGGCTACTAGTATTGAACAACCCACCTTGCAAGGTGGCGTTGTACCCTACCCAACTTTGGTAAGCCACGCCATACAATTGTACCCCTAACTGTGCCCGGTGGGAACTGCTCCAGTGCGCACGTGCCCCCACACTGGCTGAGGTAATCAATGTGCTTAATTGCACCTTTGCCAGCCCACTTATGTTGGTGCGATGGATATTGCCTAACAAGGCTTTTTCATACCTTAGGCTGTAGCCCACAATCAAGTCAGCCGCCACCTGATTGTCCCAACCCTGGGGTTGTTCGCTATTCACTACTTCATGAATGGTTTTTTGCATGCCTTCGGCAAAGGCAGCCGGACCTATAGTGCCCAAATACATGGCACTGGTCAGGCTTTGCTGTTTAAGTGTATCTTGTTGGGTATACCACCAGGCAATGTGCAATGCTCCAGCATAGGGGCGGTCGTTGGGTAGCACTTGCCCCGTGCCCAAATCGGTAGGGGTAAACACCTCGTGCTTTAGTTGTATACCGCTTTGCACAAAGGATGATGGCCTGGGCAACTTGATCATCAAACGGTTTAGCCAAGCCTTGGTCAAGGCAACTGAAGCGTAGTTTAACCGAATGCCTTGGGTGTAGTATTGGTCGGTTTGGGTAAACAAATCGTTGGCGTATTCCACGCTCAGTTGTTGGGT
Coding sequences within it:
- a CDS encoding lipid A deacylase LpxR family protein; translation: MHYILSITIAVFFCLSSIGGVAQTQQLSVEYANDLFTQTDQYYTQGIRLNYASVALTKAWLNRLMIKLPRPSSFVQSGIQLKHEVFTPTDLGTGQVLPNDRPYAGALHIAWWYTQQDTLKQQSLTSAMYLGTIGPAAFAEGMQKTIHEVVNSEQPQGWDNQVAADLIVGYSLRYEKALLGNIHRTNISGLAKVQLSTLITSASVGARAHWSSSHRAQLGVQLYGVAYQSWVGYNATLQGGLFNTSSPHKLSNDQIERWLTSLKLGVTLSYGRANIGYAWHYVSPEFVQAQSHRWGALKIGIGF